Proteins encoded in a region of the Pieris brassicae chromosome 3, ilPieBrab1.1, whole genome shotgun sequence genome:
- the LOC123707722 gene encoding ras-related and estrogen-regulated growth inhibitor-like protein isoform X1, whose protein sequence is MRDERSSPSRVRIAVIGSSRVGKSALIVRYLTRRYIGEYHSNTDLLYRQTVTINGTPIELEVIDVSGSNLEKFPTEQIQWADACLLVYSVTDRTSFEYATEVLNILKKPHNSSPAHNPASSGMPLALLGNKTDLDHLRQVPTKDGQSVSAAHGASFSEASVADNTGDLYRCMDKLLAEVRTPQRTRKFSVTKMLGSLIGGQNNNNQTTRGSVVACPRVPTPTRPALAAAAP, encoded by the exons ATGAGAGACGAACGCTCCAGCCCATCTCGCGTGCGCATCGCAGTAATTGGTAGCTCCCGAGTTGGTAAATCTG CACTCATAGTGCGGTACTTAACACGAAGATACATAGGAGAATATCATTCAAATACAG aCCTGCTCTATAGACAAACGGTGACGATTAATGGAACTCCAATAGAACTAGAAGTAATAGACGTCTCTGGATCAAATTTGGAAAAATTTCCCACAGAACAG attcaATGGGCCGACGCGTGTCTACTGGTATACTCCGTGACAGATAGAACAAGTTTTGAATATGCCACCGAagtattaaacattttgaagAAACCACACAATAGCAGTCCAGCCCATAACCCTGCCTCATCCGGGATGCCCTTGGCGTTATTAGGAAACAAGACGGATTTGGATCATTTAAGACAG gtACCAACAAAAGATGGCCAGTCAGTCAGTGCAGCGCACGGAGCATCGTTCAGCGAAGCAAGTGTCGCCGATAATACTGGCGACCTCTATCGGTGTATGGACAAACTACTAGCTGAAGTACGAACCCCGCAGCGCACGAGAAAATTCTCCGTCACAAAGATGCTTGGCTCTTTAATAG gcggtcaaaataataacaaccaGACAACCCGTGGGTCAGTAGTAGCCTGTCCACGAGTTCCCACACCCACGCGACCTGCCCTTGCGGCGGCTGCGCCTTGA
- the LOC123707722 gene encoding ras-related and estrogen-regulated growth inhibitor-like isoform X2: MRDERSSPSRVRIAVIGSSRVGKSDLLYRQTVTINGTPIELEVIDVSGSNLEKFPTEQIQWADACLLVYSVTDRTSFEYATEVLNILKKPHNSSPAHNPASSGMPLALLGNKTDLDHLRQVPTKDGQSVSAAHGASFSEASVADNTGDLYRCMDKLLAEVRTPQRTRKFSVTKMLGSLIGGQNNNNQTTRGSVVACPRVPTPTRPALAAAAP, encoded by the exons ATGAGAGACGAACGCTCCAGCCCATCTCGCGTGCGCATCGCAGTAATTGGTAGCTCCCGAGTTGGTAAATCTG aCCTGCTCTATAGACAAACGGTGACGATTAATGGAACTCCAATAGAACTAGAAGTAATAGACGTCTCTGGATCAAATTTGGAAAAATTTCCCACAGAACAG attcaATGGGCCGACGCGTGTCTACTGGTATACTCCGTGACAGATAGAACAAGTTTTGAATATGCCACCGAagtattaaacattttgaagAAACCACACAATAGCAGTCCAGCCCATAACCCTGCCTCATCCGGGATGCCCTTGGCGTTATTAGGAAACAAGACGGATTTGGATCATTTAAGACAG gtACCAACAAAAGATGGCCAGTCAGTCAGTGCAGCGCACGGAGCATCGTTCAGCGAAGCAAGTGTCGCCGATAATACTGGCGACCTCTATCGGTGTATGGACAAACTACTAGCTGAAGTACGAACCCCGCAGCGCACGAGAAAATTCTCCGTCACAAAGATGCTTGGCTCTTTAATAG gcggtcaaaataataacaaccaGACAACCCGTGGGTCAGTAGTAGCCTGTCCACGAGTTCCCACACCCACGCGACCTGCCCTTGCGGCGGCTGCGCCTTGA
- the LOC123707211 gene encoding class E basic helix-loop-helix protein 22-like, translating into MEGRRNWDGMPLGESHSPPQSVPGRRTPLGAVGLGGFYMQGGQPPPPQHCYPTDENQPEPGTSYGQRALGDGKSKQKMRQGKNVRLNINARERRRMHDLNDALDELRSVIPYAHSPSVRKLSKIATLLLAKNYILMQASALEELRRLVAYLQGTATAAGIVAPPGFDLAGLPATTKLLQPPSLGPPAPPDPPS; encoded by the exons ATGGAGGGGCGGAGGAATTGGGACGGCATGCCTTTAGGCGAATCGCACTCTCCTCCACAATCAGTGCCAGGCCGAAGAACTCCTTTGGGGGCTGTTGGTCTGGGCGGCTTCTATATGCAAGGAGGCCAGCCTCCGCCTCCACAACATTGCTATCCCACTGATGAAAACCAACCGGAACCAGGCACAAGCTATGGCCAACG GGCTCTTGGTGATGGAAAATCGAAACAGAAGATGCGCCAAGGCAAAAACGTGAGGCTAAACATAAACGCTAGAGAGAGAAGACGAATGCATGATTTA AACGACGCATTAGATGAACTACGATCTGTGATTCCCTATGCCCATTCGCCGTCCGTTAGGAAACTGTCCAAAATTGCCACACTACTGCTAGCCAAGAATTACATTCTTATGCAAGCCAGCGCACTCGAGGAGCTACGAAG ACTCGTTGCCTATCTCCAAGGCACTGCTACAGCCGCAGGCATCGTCGCCCCACCAGGCTTTGATCTAGCGGGTCTACCGGCAACTACTAAACTTCTTCAGCCACCATCATTGGGTCCACCAGCACCTCCTGATCCACCTTCTTGA
- the LOC123707343 gene encoding uncharacterized protein LOC123707343: MDGDSSTFQKVDCSTAPIMEDREEAVPPVIIEENCVSDVNSEDLSSNDEQNGGSVSQFYESSDSKVDYAVKIDDNDTLSDVDDIKTDTASADSEDSALGSLPPDSTLNDREEDAQDRSDGSDSGLGSETVEDAKLPCFDLALPSTSDNKNNNTEEDAKPLKNIEHKETLHRENSEKEKTHTPLKSSLKRKLQDDENNLEPFHKKRKEGIKFDNVTVFYFPRAQGFSCVPSQGGSTLGMEWQHTHIQMFTLAEHALEQRRLHRQLLQQLKNERHSMSGVSLSSSEDSDTEEEASDISESELDLDSYYFLQPVPTRQRRALLRAAGVRKIEGYEKDECRDIRTSREFCGCACKGVCNPNSCSCSLAGIKCQVDRLNFPCGCSRDGCGNTTGRIEFNPIRVRTHFINTLVRLGLEKKNEESQEAKRQWVAHAMTSAPQTISHVSYEKEHCHNIQSTAVHGHNSTNSQIETCVNPGAFANINKDTANTSRNGENKNLKNNQDVHILNFDDKSNHRNLDPYTSNILQGKGPPYSVPNTMNFNMSNNLQRYSCDLNYAYERRTDHGHAFKSLQSYSATSFEEFAQNSHISMFNPYGHIYSTEYMHKPSTSMSEHNLQYHDLTHNNYEIYKNNCESSEDKSDTNYTALMPYQSSNKLQSVDNDENWFSQNTLLNLDSAEQTTQDTCDASQPTQSDGTTNDVSENFGELIKKTMVESVIV, from the coding sequence ATGGATGGAGATAGTTCAACTTTTCAAAAAGTAGACTGTAGCACTGCGCCCATAATGGAAGACAGAGAAGAGGCAGTTCCACCTGTGATAATTGAAGAAAATTGTGTCAGTGATGTAAATAGTGAAgatcttagtagtaatgatGAACAAAACGGTGGCAGTGTTTCTCAGTTTTATGAGAGTAGTGATAGTAAAGTAGATTATGCTGTAAAAATAGATGATAATGACACTTTAAGTGACGTAGATGATATCAAAACAGACACTGCGTCAGCGGATAGTGAAGATTCCGCTTTGGGTAGTCTTCCACCTGATTCTACACTTAACGATAGAGAAGAAGATGCACAAGATAGGTCAGATGGAAGCGATTCCGGCCTTGGATCAGAGACAGTAGAAGATGCGAAGTTACCATGTTTTGATTTAGCATTGCCGTCTACAAGTGacaataagaataataacaCCGAAGAAGATGCtaaacctttaaaaaatatagaacataAGGAGACCCTTCACCGTGAGAAcagtgaaaaagaaaaaacgcATACACCTCTTAAGAGCAgtctaaaaagaaaattacaagACGACGAAAACAATTTAGAACCATTTCATAAAAAACGAAAAGAAGGAATAAAATTCGACAATGTCACAGTGTTTTATTTTCCAAGAGCACAAGGCTTTTCTTGTGTGCCATCTCAAGGTGGGTCTACATTGGGTATGGAATggcaacacacacacatacagaTGTTTACTTTGGCCGAACACGCCCTGGAACAAAGAAGATTACATCGACAGCTATTACAGCAACTGAAAAATGAAAGACATTCTATGTCTGGTGTTTCACTGTCCTCCAGTGAAGATAGTGACACAGAAGAAGAAGCAAGTGATATATCCGAATCAGAATTAGATTTAGATAGCTATTATTTCTTACAACCAGTACCTACGCGGCAGAGACGAGCGTTACTTCGAGCAGCAGGTGTGAGAAAAATTGAAGGTTACGAAAAAGACGAATGCAGAGATATCAGAACGTCACGGGAGTTTTGCGGATGTGCATGTAAAGGCGTCTGTAATCCAAATAGTTGTTCATGTAGCTTAGCTGGTATTAAATGCCAAGTTGACAGGCTTAATTTTCCGTGTGGTTGTAGTAGAGATGGATGTGGAAACACAACAGGGCGTATCGAGTTCAATCCTATAAGAGTGCGAACTCATTTCATTAATACTCTCGTGAGATTGGGACTTGAAAAAAAGAATGAAGAAAGCCAAGAAGCAAAACGCCAATGGGTAGCGCACGCTATGACCAGTGCTCCACAAACTATATCTCATGTATCATATGAAAAAGAGCACTGCCACAATATTCAAAGTACTGCAGTACATGGTCATAATTCTACAAACTCGCAAATAGAAACTTGTGTAAATCCAGGGGCATTTGCCAACATTAACAAAGATACCGCGAACACATCCAGAAatggagaaaataaaaatttaaagaataatcAAGACGTacacatattaaattttgatgaCAAATCTAACCATAGAAACCTCGACCCCTATACGTCAAATATTCTTCAAGGAAAAGGTCCGCCTTACTCAGTACCTAATacaatgaattttaatatgtcgaataatttacaaagataTTCATGCGATCTGAATTACGCTTACGAACGACGTACGGACCACGGTCATGCTTTTAAATCATTACAAAGCTACTCCGCAACAAGCTTTGAGGAATTCGCTCAGAATTCCCACATATCAATGTTCAATCCATATGGCCACATTTACTCAACAGAGTACATGCATAAACCTTCAACGAGTATGTCGGAGCACAATTTACAATACCACGACTTGACTCATAATAACTacgaaatttacaaaaataactgtGAAAGTAGCGAGGACAAATCAGATACAAATTACACAGCCCTAATGCCATATCAATCTAGCAATAAGTTGCAATCGGTAGATAATGATGAGAATTGGTTTAGTCAGAACACGCTATTAAACTTGGATAGTGCTGAACAAACCACACAAGACACTTGTGACGCGTCACAGCCCACGCAATCTGATGGAACCACGAATGATGTTTCGGAAAATTTTGgtgaattaattaagaaaactatGGTAGAGTCTGTTATTGTGTAG